A single window of Nicotiana sylvestris chromosome 3, ASM39365v2, whole genome shotgun sequence DNA harbors:
- the LOC138888514 gene encoding uncharacterized protein: MAHQRILSTPYHPAGNGKAESSNKVILNILKKKLKNAKGLWPELLPEVLWSYRTRPKTSICETPYSLVYGTDAVIPVEVGEPSLRYSNESGPNNDESRIQDLDEVEERRDMAHIRMVAQKQQIERYYNKKAKVKPLKVGDYVLKAKT; encoded by the coding sequence atggcacatcaacgAATACTTTCCACACCATACCATCCCGCTGGTAATGGCAaagccgaatcctccaataaagtaatactgaatatattgaaaaagaagctcaagaacgccaaagggctatggcctgaACTACTACCAGAAGTACTATGGTCATACCGCACTAGGCCAAAAACTAGCATATGCGAGacgccatattcactagtctacggGACTGACGCGGTTATACCCGTCGAGGTCGGAGAGCCTAGCTTGAGATACTCCAATGAAAGCGGACCAAACAATGACGAAAGTAGGATACAAGATCTAGATGAAGTCGAAGAACGAAGAGATATGgcccacataagaatggtagcccaaaagCAACAAATAGAAAGGTACTACAACAAGAAAGCCAAAGTAAAACCGCTCAAGGTCGGAGATTACGTCCTCAAAGCTAAAACATAA